The following proteins are co-located in the Primulina tabacum isolate GXHZ01 unplaced genomic scaffold, ASM2559414v2 Contig814, whole genome shotgun sequence genome:
- the LOC142535149 gene encoding uncharacterized protein LOC142535149, giving the protein MSSPTEINRVDFLYKKRKMQAEPVGVPRPKHVRWSQVLEYIDPSSDPIVDPKKMGGEYIRYSNLDSTMLTCNEDKTDPGYSKTRASNEPGSAFSGSIEYRSVTKPTSSESVTLSDHEAELLGFGSLSELGYPDYADYKELEYLLLSSGIDPSDYILSSGDRDGGKKLTIDEEFEECFSMLML; this is encoded by the exons ATGAGCAGCCCAACTGAAATAAACAG GGTAGATTTCTtgtataagaaaagaaaaatgcaGGCTGAACCAGTGGGAGTGCCTCGGCCAAAACATGTGCGATGGAGTcaagttcttgaatatattgATCCTTCTTCTGATCCCATCGTGGATCCCAAGAAAATGGGCGGCGAATATATTAGATACAGCAACTTAGACTCTACCATGTTGACATGTAATGAGGATAAAACCGATCCCGGATATTCGAAAACTCGAGCATCTAACGAACCTGGTTCTGCGTTTTCTGGGAGCATAGAATACAGATCAGTAACAAAACCGACTTCCAGTGAATCAGTGACGTTATCCGACCACGAGGCGGAGCTCCTAGGATTCGGAAGCCTTTCGGAACTCGGGTACCCGGATTATGCGGATTATAAGGAACTTGAGTATCTGCTTCTCTCGAGTGGGATAGATCCCAGTGATTATATTCTTTCCTCTGGTGATCGAG ATGGTGGCAAGAAACTAACAATCGATGAGGAGTTTGAAGAGTGTTTTTCTATGCTTATGCTGTAG